In Caldisericia bacterium, the sequence AAATATCTTTTATCATTTTCTCTCCTTTGATAAATTAAGTGCCTTTGTAAACATCTCAATTGCTTCTTTATACATACCTTTCTTTAAATATTCATCTCCTAATTTTTTGTAATATTCTTTATCTTTAATCTCTTCTACCTCTTGCTTAGTTTGTAATTTTACCTCTTCTTTTTCAACAATTTCTTCTTTAATTAACTCTTCTTCAGAAATCTTTGTCTCTTCTTTAATCTCTTCTAACTCTTCTTCTTTTATTTCTTCAACTTCTATTTGAGGAATTTCAATTTTTTTCTCTTCAATTTTTTCAATAATATATTCCTTTTCTTTTACAAAAGTTTTATATATTTTTTCATATAGTTTATCTTTTAAAGATACCAACTCTTCAAAATCTCTTTTATCAAAATGATAATTTTCATATCCTTGAGAAAATGCTTTAATAAAATCTTTTAAAGGATCTACTTCATAACACTTTTCCCAATATTCATCTTTTTTTCTTCTATTACCAGCCATTTCTTGAAATTTTCCTAAAATAAAAAGAGCCTTAGGATAATATGGATGATAAATTAAAATTCTTTCCAACTCTTCAATCGCTTCCATTAATCTATCTTCATTTCTTAAAGTATATGCATAAAGAACCTCATATGGCTTTTTATTTCCATTTTCTTCTTTAATTTTTTTCATCTCATTACTTGAGATAAAACCATTATAAACCTTTGTTTCAGTGTCTTTAAATTTTGATATATCAGGAAGTTCTTCATTTGTTATTAAAGAATATAATTTTCTTATAAAAACATTTTTTGGATTATAATCAAACCCTTCTTTAAGATATTTTATTGCAATATCATTTACTCCTAGAATGTAATATATTAATCCGAGTAAAAAATAAACACAATCATTTTCAGGATCTATTTTTAGAGCTTGTTTTAATTCAATTTCACTCGATTTAAAATCATTTTTCATAAGATATGATATTGATAAATCTATTTGAGATCTTATAAAAGATGGTAAAACAAGTAAACTTTTTAAACTTATTAATGTTGCTTCATCATAATTTCCATTTAATATAAGATATTCAGATAAAACTGCATGTGAAGATAACAGTTGTGGATTTCTCTCAACTTTCTTTCTATAAAATTCAATTAAAGGTATTAATTCTTCCATGATCCCCTTTGGTGCGCCCGAGAGGATTTGAACCCCTATCCGTAGCTCCGGATGCTACTGCTCTATCCACTTAAGCTACGGGCGCTTTAAATTATTGTATAATAAATAAAAGAATTGTTCAAGGAGGAAGTGATGGAGATAAGAAGAGAACAATTAAAGAAGGTTTCAAATACAAAGTATATGATTGAGGTTGGAACAATTCCTGGAATGAATGTACCAGGAATTATTTATGCATCTGATAAAATGATTCCAAAAATTTTAATGGATAAATCACCAATACAAGTTGCAAATGTTGCAACACTTCCAGGAATTCTTAAAGCATCCATGGCAATGCCAGATATTCATTGGGGCTATGGATTTCCAATTGGAGGAGTTGCTGGTTTTGATGTCGAAAAAGGAGTTATTTCACCTGGCGGTGTAGGATATGATATAAATTGTGGAGTTAGACTTTTAAGAACAAATTTTAAAAAAGAAGAAATACAAGGAAAATTAGAAGAACTTTTGAATAAATTATTTGTAAATATTCCTTCTGGAGTAGGTTCAAGTGGAAAACTTCGCTTAGGTCCAAGAGACCTTGATGATGTAATGTTAAAAGGAGTTAAATGGGCAATTGAAAAAGGTTATGGAAGGCCAGAAGATCTTGAAACAATTGAAGAGCATGGAAGTATGCAAGGTGCAGATCCTGGTGCAGTTTCAAGTAGAGCCAAAGAAAGAGGTGGACCTCAACTTGGAACACTTGGTGCAGGAAACCACTTTCTTGAGATTCAAGTTGTTGAAGAAGTTTATAATGAAGAAATTGCAAAAGTTTTAGGTTTATTTAAAGGACAAATAACAGTTTTAATTCATACAGGAAGCAGAGGACTTGGACATCAAGTAGCATCAGATTATATAGAAGTTATGTTAAATGCAGCAAGAAAATATGGAATTAAACTTGTTGATAAACAACTTGCAGCAGCACCATTTACATCTCCTGAAGCAAAAAGATATTTCGCAGCAATGGTTGCAGCAGCAAATTATGCATGGGTAAATAGACAACTAATAACTCACTGGACAAGAGAAACATTTAAAGAAGTTTTTAAAAAACCTGATAGAGAGATGGGTCTAGAGATAATTTATGATGTTGCACACAATATCGCAAAGGTCGAAGAGCACACCATAAATGGAAAGAAAATTAAAGTTGTTGTTCATAGAAAAGGTGCAACTAGAGCATTTCCACCAAATCACCCTGAAGTTCCTCCTCAATATAAATCAATAGGACAACCTGTTTTGGTACCAGGGGATATGGGAAGATACTCTTTTGTCCTTGTTGGAACTAATAAAGCAATGCAAGAAACATTTGGTTCAACCTGTCATGGAGCAGGAAGAGTTATGAGTAGAACTGAAGCATTAAGAGAAGAAGATGCAAATGAGATTATAGATACACTTGGGAAAAGAGGTATAAAAGTTAAAGCAAAAAGTAAAGAAACATTAGTTGAAGAATCACCAGAAGCATATAAAGATGTTCAAGATGTTGTTGATGTTTTACACGAGGAGGGAATATCAATAAAAGTTGCAAAATTAAAACCAATTGCAGTTATGAAAGGATAAAAAAAGGAATTTTGGGAGGAGTTATCTTACTTTTGCTCCTCCCCTTCTTTTTTTCTTGTAATAATAATCCAAAGATAAACTTTAGTTTTGTTTTCCCCCAAGATGGAGATTATGTAACAAAAGGAGAACTTATAATTGTTGAATTTTCAGATCTAAAAGATATAAAAGACTTAAAAATAACTCTTTTTGGTGAAAATTTAACAAAAAATTTAGAATATGAAATAAAAGAAAATAGATTATACTCTTCTTTTCCACAAGAGATTTCTGATGGAGAATATAAATTAATAACAACTTTTTATATAAAAGAGATCTTATTTAAAAAGGAAATAAATGTAATATTAAACTCTGAAATTCCAATTTGGGAAAATATAATATACCCAATTTATATAAGATCTGGGAGAGAAATAACAATAGAATCTATATCTTCAACTCCATTAAAAGAGATAAAAGCTATTTTTGATGATGGAACAGTTTTAAATTTAAATTATTCAAAAGAAAAAGATATCTGGCAAGAAAAATACACAATTTCAAACTTCGTAAGCGAAGGAAGCCACATTATTAAGTTTGAAGGAATTGATCTAAAAGGAGATAAATTGGAAGATACAAAAATTTTTTATGTTATAAATTCAGATCCTGTTATATATTCTCCTCTTGATGGCCTTGAAACAACTTCAAATGAAATTTCTCTTTTTGGATTTTATGAAGAAGATAAAAACATAGTTATATATTTAAACAATAAACCATATAGAGAAATTAAGGTTGATCCTGATGGAAATTTTTTTACAAATTTAATTCTTTTACCTGGAATTTATACAATTTTTGCAAAAGATCCAGAATCAAAATTTCTGGGGTCATCTTCACTTCAAGAAATAAAAATAAAGATATTTAATGAAGGATTAACTGTATTATGCTATCACAATGTAAGTAATAAAGGTGGAAATATATATACAATTACTCCTGAGGAGTTTGAAAATCAGATAAAATATATAAAAGAAAAAGGTTATAAATCTATTTCAATTGAAGAACTTTATGATTATTATATTAATGAAAAAGAGATTCCTAAAAAAAGCATATTAATAACATTCGATGATGGCTTAAAAGGTGTTTATGAGTTTGCATATCCAATTTTAAAAAAATATGGTTTTAAAGCCACATTTTTTGTAATTGTAGGAAGAGTAGGGAGAGTAAATAATTATGTAACATGGGAAAATTTAAAAGAAATGTATGAAAGTGGTGTTTTTTCAATCGGTTCTCACACATTTGATTCCCACAAAACACATTCAAGTGAAGGAAAATTTATATCAATTATTTCAAAAAATGGCGACAATGAGGGCTTTGAAAGTTTTAAAAATAGAGTTCTAGAAGACTTTAAAAAATCAAAAGAAGAAATAGAAAAAAATGTTAAAAATAAAGTAATTTCATTTGCATATCCCTATGGAGAATATTCTAATGATACAATTCAATTTTTAAAAGAAAGTGGCTTTATATTTGGATTTACAGTTTATAAAGGAATAAATTTAAAAAGAACATCAAAATTTGAATTAAAAAGATATTCTATTTATAGAAGCACAGATATTAAACAAATAATAAACTAGAAAAATTTAAAAATATTGGTAATATTATTAAAATGTTAAAAAAAATTAATTTTTTTAAAAAATTAAAAAATTGTAAATTAATTTTAATTAGTTCAATCTTTTTACTTATAATTATTATTATACTTCCTTTTTTTACATATGAAGGTTATGATTTTATACTTAATACTGTAAGCCGTTTAGGTGCACAAAATACACCTTATTCAATTGTTATTAATACAGCATTTTTTATTTTAGGTATTAGTATAATTTTAGAAGTTTTTTTAAATGTAAGAATAAAAGTTTATTTGTTTTTTTTAAGTTTGATTGGTATTGGTTTTATTTTAATATCATTTTTTAATGATGCTCCTATATTGTCTGGATTAGAATATAATGTTTTAGAAAATCAACTGCACTTAATTTTTGCTTATTCAATTTATTTTGTTTCTGTTTTATTTTTATTAACTATTACCATATTTGACAAATCAAATATTAAAAAATTATTAAGTTTTATTACAGGAATTAATCTCTCAATTTTTGGAATTGTAATTTATAATTTTCAAAATTATGCAGGTTTAATTGAAAGATTTATATTATTTTTTTCACTTGTATGGTTAATAATTTTTATTGAAATTCAAAGAAAGGAAAATAGAAAAGCGTTAAAATAATTTTTTCTTTTTTTAAGTTAATATGATAAAATTTAATTCGGTAATTTTTATTATAGGAGGGATTTATGAAAGAGTTTAAAAATGAACCATTAGTTGACTTCAAAAATGAAGAGAACAGAAAATTAATGGAGGAGGCTATTAAAAAAACTGAGAGCGAGTTTGGAAAAGAGTATGAAATGATTATTGGGGGAAAAAGGATAAAATCAAATGATAAATTCAAATCAATAAACCCATCAAAGAAAGATGAAGTTATTGGGTTGTTCCAAAAAGGAAATGAAGAACACGCAGAAGAAGCATTAAAAGTTGCATGGTGTACATTTAAAACTTGGAAATATGTAAATGCTGAAAAAAGAGCAGAATATTTATTTAAAATTGCAGATACTCTAAGAAAAAGAAGGTTTGAATTTAATTCATATTTAATTTTAGAAGTTGGAAAAAATTGGTTTGAAGCAGATGCTGATACTGCTGAAGCAATAGATTTTTGTGAATATTATGCAAGAGAGGCTCTTAAATATGACAAAGGACAACCTGTGACTCAATATGATAATGAAAAAGATGAAATGATTTATATTCCTCTTGGTGCAGGTGCAGTTATTCCTCCTTGGAACTTTCCACTTGCTATTCTTGTAGGAATGACAACATCAGCGATTGTTACTGGAAATACTGTTGTTTTAAAACCCTCTAGTGATGCACCATTAATTGCAACAAAATTTATGGAAGTTTTAGAAGAGGTAGGAGTTCCAGATGGAGTTGTTAATCTTGTAACAGGTCCAGGCTCAACTGTAGGAGAATATTTAGTTAAACATCCAAAAACAAGATTTATATCATTTACTGGATCAAAAGAGGTTGGTCTTCGCATTGTTGAAGAAGCAGGAAAACATAGAGAAGGACAAATTTGGATTAAAAGAGTTGTTGCAGAAATGGGTGGAAAAAATGGAATAATAGTTGAAGATGATGCAAATATAGACAGTGCAGTTCAAGGATGTCTTCACTCTGCTTTTGGATTTCAAGGCCAAAAGTGTTCTGCATTATCAAGATTATTCTTACATGAAAAAATTTATGATGAATTTTTAGAGAAATTTGTAAATAAAGTTAAAGAGATAAAAATTGGACCAACAAAATATTTTGAAAATTATCTTGGACCAGTAATAAATGAATCATCATTTAATAAAATTATGTCATATATAGAAATAGGAAAAAAGGAAGGGAAATTACTTCTTGGTGGAGAACCATTTGAAAATAGAGAAGGATTTTTCATTAAACCAACTCTTTTTGTAGATGTTGATATTAAAGGAAGGTTAATGAAAGAAGAAATTTTTGGACCAGTTGTAGGAATTGTTAAATATAAAAATCTTGATGAAGCAATAGATATGTTTAATGATACTGAATATGGACTAACTGGTGCAATATATACAAAGGATAAAGAAAAAATAGAAAGAGCAAAAAGAGAAATGCATTGTGGTAATCTTTATATTAATAGAAAATGTACTGGTGCTCTTGTTGGAGTTCATCCTTTTGGAGGTTTTAATATGTCTGGAACAGATTCCAAAGCAGGAGGACCAGATTACCTCCTTTTATTTTTACAGGCAAAAGCAATAGGACATTATTTAGGTGAATAAAAAAACTTTATTTTTAAGGAGATTTTATGGAAAAAGTTAATTTGGAGGAAGTTCAAAAGTTAGAAGTTGTTAAAGATTTAGTAGATCAATTAATTGATTTAATGTTAAATTATAGACAAAGTGGGCATCCTGGTGGATCAAGATCAAAGGTTCACATGTTTGTTTCAACTCTTCTTTCAAAACATTTAAGATATGACATAAGAGATCCAGCTAAACCTTTTAATGATAGAATAATTCTTGCTGCTGGACATACAATTCCTCTTGTTTATGCAACACTTGCAGTTTTTAATGAGGCAATGAGATTAAGATATGAAGAAACAAAAGATTCAAGATATCTTCCAAAAGATATTGAATCAACTCTTTATCCAAAAGATCTTTTAACATTTAGAAGAAGAGGAGGACTTCCAGGACATGCTGAAATGGGAGGGAAAACTCTTATACTTAAATTTAATACTGGTCCATCTGGACATGGTATAACAGCGTCAGTTGGTGAAGCAATTGCACTTAAAAAAATGGGAGCAGATGGAGTTAAAGTTGTAGTTTTTGAAGGAGATGCAGGACTTACTCCAGGTGGCGCACATGAAACAATGAATTCTGCATGGGCTCTTGGACTTGATAACCTCTTTTTCTTAATCGATTGGAATAATTTCGGAATTGATGATCACCCACTCTCTGAAACTGTTCCAAATACTCCAAAAGAGTGGTTTGGTTGTCATGGATGGAGAGTTGTTGGAACATTAAATGGAAATGATTTTCCATCTGTTCTTGAAACAATCGATGATCTTTTTGGAAATATACAAAAAAATATACCAAATGTTGCATATTTTAAAACAAAAAAGGGAAGAGATTATTTAAAGTATGACAACAAATCTCATGGTGTTCCACATCCAATGAATTCTGAGATATTTTGGCAAACAAAGGCACCTTTTCAAGAAAAATATGGAGTAAAATTTGAAGGTTTTATGGAACCTCCACCTCCTACTTATGAAGAAAGAATGAAGCAATTTGAAAAAAATATTGATATAGTTATATCAGTTTTAAGAGAAAATAAAGAAGTTTATAGATTTATAGCCGATAGATTACTTGAATTGGGAGAAAAAGTTCCAAATCACATTGAAACATTAAGAATTGATAGAGAAAGAAATCCAATTTATGATGATGCAATTTATGATTTCAGAAACTATCCTCAAGAAATTTGGGCAAAACCCGGTGAAAAACAACCAAATAGAGCTGCTTTAAGAAAATGGGGTGCTTGGATTAATTCATATACTTATAAAAAATATGGAAGGCCGCTTTTTATTGCAATGTCTGCAGATTTAACTGAATCAACAAATATTGATGGC encodes:
- a CDS encoding DUF998 domain-containing protein — protein: MLKKINFFKKLKNCKLILISSIFLLIIIIILPFFTYEGYDFILNTVSRLGAQNTPYSIVINTAFFILGISIILEVFLNVRIKVYLFFLSLIGIGFILISFFNDAPILSGLEYNVLENQLHLIFAYSIYFVSVLFLLTITIFDKSNIKKLLSFITGINLSIFGIVIYNFQNYAGLIERFILFFSLVWLIIFIEIQRKENRKALK
- a CDS encoding polysaccharide deacetylase family protein gives rise to the protein MLLPFFFSCNNNPKINFSFVFPQDGDYVTKGELIIVEFSDLKDIKDLKITLFGENLTKNLEYEIKENRLYSSFPQEISDGEYKLITTFYIKEILFKKEINVILNSEIPIWENIIYPIYIRSGREITIESISSTPLKEIKAIFDDGTVLNLNYSKEKDIWQEKYTISNFVSEGSHIIKFEGIDLKGDKLEDTKIFYVINSDPVIYSPLDGLETTSNEISLFGFYEEDKNIVIYLNNKPYREIKVDPDGNFFTNLILLPGIYTIFAKDPESKFLGSSSLQEIKIKIFNEGLTVLCYHNVSNKGGNIYTITPEEFENQIKYIKEKGYKSISIEELYDYYINEKEIPKKSILITFDDGLKGVYEFAYPILKKYGFKATFFVIVGRVGRVNNYVTWENLKEMYESGVFSIGSHTFDSHKTHSSEGKFISIISKNGDNEGFESFKNRVLEDFKKSKEEIEKNVKNKVISFAYPYGEYSNDTIQFLKESGFIFGFTVYKGINLKRTSKFELKRYSIYRSTDIKQIIN
- a CDS encoding transketolase, encoding MEKVNLEEVQKLEVVKDLVDQLIDLMLNYRQSGHPGGSRSKVHMFVSTLLSKHLRYDIRDPAKPFNDRIILAAGHTIPLVYATLAVFNEAMRLRYEETKDSRYLPKDIESTLYPKDLLTFRRRGGLPGHAEMGGKTLILKFNTGPSGHGITASVGEAIALKKMGADGVKVVVFEGDAGLTPGGAHETMNSAWALGLDNLFFLIDWNNFGIDDHPLSETVPNTPKEWFGCHGWRVVGTLNGNDFPSVLETIDDLFGNIQKNIPNVAYFKTKKGRDYLKYDNKSHGVPHPMNSEIFWQTKAPFQEKYGVKFEGFMEPPPPTYEERMKQFEKNIDIVISVLRENKEVYRFIADRLLELGEKVPNHIETLRIDRERNPIYDDAIYDFRNYPQEIWAKPGEKQPNRAALRKWGAWINSYTYKKYGRPLFIAMSADLTESTNIDGFGLPFGDFPGLGWYDKEKNIDGVLLPQEITEFVNSGICVGIETVNIAKDPYKEFLGYYSACSTYGSFAYLKYGMMRLFSQLAQDCPIKVGKVIWVAGHSGPETADDSRTHFGIFATGVTKLFPKGQVISLYPWEYNEVPVLLGRALKENVPIIVLHLTRPPIEIPDREKLGIPSHFEAAHGAYILRDYEIGKEKMGTVIVQGTSPVNEIIKILPKFKEEGINVKIIVASSYELFMLESEDYRNKVLPKEDWANSMVITNECLKNMSDWLFSKVNEEYSMSSDWDNRWRTGGTVEDVLEEAHLTKEYIFEGIKKFAMDKEKRLKKIKEYFNI
- a CDS encoding RtcB family protein translates to MIEVGTIPGMNVPGIIYASDKMIPKILMDKSPIQVANVATLPGILKASMAMPDIHWGYGFPIGGVAGFDVEKGVISPGGVGYDINCGVRLLRTNFKKEEIQGKLEELLNKLFVNIPSGVGSSGKLRLGPRDLDDVMLKGVKWAIEKGYGRPEDLETIEEHGSMQGADPGAVSSRAKERGGPQLGTLGAGNHFLEIQVVEEVYNEEIAKVLGLFKGQITVLIHTGSRGLGHQVASDYIEVMLNAARKYGIKLVDKQLAAAPFTSPEAKRYFAAMVAAANYAWVNRQLITHWTRETFKEVFKKPDREMGLEIIYDVAHNIAKVEEHTINGKKIKVVVHRKGATRAFPPNHPEVPPQYKSIGQPVLVPGDMGRYSFVLVGTNKAMQETFGSTCHGAGRVMSRTEALREEDANEIIDTLGKRGIKVKAKSKETLVEESPEAYKDVQDVVDVLHEEGISIKVAKLKPIAVMKG
- the pruA gene encoding L-glutamate gamma-semialdehyde dehydrogenase, whose amino-acid sequence is MKEFKNEPLVDFKNEENRKLMEEAIKKTESEFGKEYEMIIGGKRIKSNDKFKSINPSKKDEVIGLFQKGNEEHAEEALKVAWCTFKTWKYVNAEKRAEYLFKIADTLRKRRFEFNSYLILEVGKNWFEADADTAEAIDFCEYYAREALKYDKGQPVTQYDNEKDEMIYIPLGAGAVIPPWNFPLAILVGMTTSAIVTGNTVVLKPSSDAPLIATKFMEVLEEVGVPDGVVNLVTGPGSTVGEYLVKHPKTRFISFTGSKEVGLRIVEEAGKHREGQIWIKRVVAEMGGKNGIIVEDDANIDSAVQGCLHSAFGFQGQKCSALSRLFLHEKIYDEFLEKFVNKVKEIKIGPTKYFENYLGPVINESSFNKIMSYIEIGKKEGKLLLGGEPFENREGFFIKPTLFVDVDIKGRLMKEEIFGPVVGIVKYKNLDEAIDMFNDTEYGLTGAIYTKDKEKIERAKREMHCGNLYINRKCTGALVGVHPFGGFNMSGTDSKAGGPDYLLLFLQAKAIGHYLGE